A genomic segment from Tolypothrix sp. NIES-4075 encodes:
- a CDS encoding non-ribosomal peptide synthetase, whose protein sequence is MEVYVLPLSLAQRQIWYQEIICPGNVAYNIPIALRLIGDLDRKFLEEAFRKIISRHEILRTTFAIENGEPVQLIHAEQEFYLEQKIITSPLDVEKELAAASHSAFNLVKGPLMRGILYQIQPREHILMVNLHHIISDGWSLGIFVKELTQFYSASVTGLEVSLPELPIQYGDYAEWQETWLQEESIKQQLNYWEKALFKPLPVLDLPLDKLRPASQTFNGAVLRVSLPVSLTSSVAELAKVEGATFFMVALAVYQVLLYRYSGETDIIVGSAIANRRRSELDNLVGCFVNTLPLRGDLDGQLTFRQFLRQISQTCVEAYAHQDVPLELLIEKLEIKRDPSRSPIFQTLFALQNAPIGEIQLPGLTITPIYLDSGGAKFDLSLMLEPLGEGWQAALEYNTDLFTSETAERILTHYQQLLTAAINTPDVGINALPLLTASERQELLITASETCKFEPANLVELFINSARTHHDRIAVSASEKKLTYQELDQRSNQLAYVLQQKGVRAETRVGIFLERSEALVISLLAVLKAGGTYVPLDPQYPPERLRFIAEDSEISLLLTEEALLGNLPAAVAEIVVIDKVEFSADITFASQILPTQAAYIIYTSGSTGQPKGCLVTHSNVVRLMRNTEAWFGFNENDVWTLFHSFAFDFSVWEIWGALLYGGKLVVVPYLESRSPEAFRTLLLREKVTILNQTPSAFRQLIRADKEAGDKLVLRAVIFGGEALELQSLKPWIERYGADYPRLINMYGITETTVHVTYRPILEEDIQQNRGSVIGVPIPDLSLYILDEALEPTPIGVAGEIYVGGMGVSRGYLNRPKLTAERFIPNCFKNSKLESDRLYKTGDLARRLPNGDIEYLGRRDLQVKVRGFRIELGEIEAALIALPQVAEAVVVTHSETEENKRLVAYIVANGSTNQNQLRALLKERLPDYMIPAALMFIDVMPLTAQGKIDRKALPVTDWNQSTVRRSLIPPQTAAEKVICAVWETVLGLDAVGVEDNFFDLGGDSILALRVVTEIRRQGWVLTPKEIFQEQTVKRLAGVLKMVETRLIASVQGEETRLITSLQSDVPLSPIQRWFFALNLPNPNHWNQALLLEVNKSLEAATVAAAIKAIAAHHDSFRLRFEKSGVWRQFYTKQESGLSFEIVDLTLESEFEQNAAMQKVGESLQRSLDLNNGPLARAVWFNLGENRLPRLLIIIHHLIIDGVSWRILLQDLAEAISNNQVEAPTSSFQQWSQFLQNLAKSPEIQAQKQFWLDTLKEETALIPLDFPVQTQVIASLLTESSVKTVSLKLTKEQTNIFLTKANKAYHTQPQELLLTALTKTLRNITQGQTLQIMMEGHGREELSSDLDITRTLGWFTTLYPLRLQVIDEENLIKTVKQQLRSVPQRGFGYGLLRYLQNDDEIADIAVSLPAQISFNYLGQVRNESGKNKLFRLLNEDTEPARNPEGLRPHIIDVIGIVVEGELRVDWLYSSNLHSKETIAKWADDFQQNLLQILTHCMKPGVGGYTPSDFPLVSINQSSVDILQEKFPELEDIYPLSPLQSGMLFHTIYDSEDGIYVEQVTGKIIGNFDVSAFAFAWQTVVDRHPILRSAMEWENQETPLQIVSKHVKFSLLEKDWRDLSPTQQEDELKQYLIEDRKNGFLLNQPLLMRFTIIRLDDSTWQWIWSHHHIILDGWSLPVIFKEVLAIYQSTIQRVPHSLAPVPPYRNYIHWLASRNRQQAKQFWQETLHGISTSTRLSWQLPEDREIVKAAYQEEELRLSQEEFALLQKMAQNHRLTLNTLAQGAWALCLQKHGAGEDVIFGVTVSGRPPELTEVENMVGLFINTLPMRVRLNPNVTVVSWLENIQQCQVQMREYEYSKLTDIQKEISLAAGESLFESILVFENYPVDKSLKEQGQDFQVDEIQSYERTNYPLTLSVIPDSGLLLKLNYQTKFLSATAAKTLLERLRNIMVNLAHQPDVALGEIHISAINQENTNSVDWGDFQLAHQLFEEWADLHPNAVALVFEDDAISYSELEKRANQLAAILISAGIGNESIVGLYFNPCIEFIIALIAVLKAGGAFLPLDCSYPEARLKFIVEDSQTHLILTKETPAPGLFPADVKIIPVTEVVETRRQTLQRNGSRYNALNPRNALPRKPPQRAGSLIASVQKSEDRIIPPFFPRPKRKIRPENLAYIIYTSGSTGKPKGVLVTHAGIQNMVRCQISSFGVTAESRVYQFASLNFDAAIFEIFMALGSGASLYLQEKANRSPSSALWSALTAWKITHSILPPSLLAAIERSNLPQLQTLIVGGEAASGDLLRRWGGGERSCFNAYGPTEATVYASLMDCSHLLGEPSIGKAIANVEIYLLDSFLQPVVPGVTGEIYIGGIGLARGYLNRPNLTAAAFIPHPFAKQPGARLYKTGDRGVYDLQGNIRFLGRQDEQVKLNGYRIELGEIEAALTRHEAIDSAVVMLRQDVPGRKRLIAYALTPQENPPTANELRDYLAEVLPAYMVPSAVILLKEWLLTPNGKIDRKALPAPELPTSEVIPKNQTEEILANIWAEVLGLESVNLHDNFFELGGDSIISLQIVSRAREKGWEINPRDIFEAQTLSRLAAKAKLLGLVDTRLIASVLEPLTGNVSLAPIQHWFFAQNLPHPHYWNQVVAISLNEPLNIDALLVALNALVAYHDVFRLGFCENQGNWEQFYTGTPESPKLRIEDFSNYPPSTQQQVLTAIVEEEHGCFQLAHPPLLRLLYAKNLSEYGNVLYLFGHHLIVDGVSWRILIEDLHQAYQQAIANVPISLPLKTSSYRQWTSSLQTLADSGEITKDISFWQKILSTSVSPLPVDYPVIPGSNTVKSAIIQSCQLSPEETIALLKQATATYHAGVQEILLAALLKTLTDTYKSDNWLINLEGHGREQLVSGLDLSRTVGWFTSLYPILLKKPAGNAYHDMLLKEVKTQLRAIPHYGISFGLLRYLSQNETFTNVQQPAISFNYLGQIEILSKSDFSLSNAPTGVGLFPEQERPHLLAINAHVQSDRLQINWTYSQHIHRSQTIHHLAESYLNNLRLYLTNSTSTNFYSATDFHLVDLSESELDSILEDLS, encoded by the coding sequence ATGGAAGTTTACGTATTGCCTCTCTCTCTCGCTCAAAGGCAGATTTGGTATCAGGAAATAATCTGCCCTGGCAACGTTGCTTATAATATCCCGATCGCCTTACGTTTGATAGGCGATTTAGATCGCAAATTTTTAGAAGAGGCTTTCCGTAAAATTATCAGCCGTCATGAAATTCTCAGGACGACATTCGCCATAGAAAATGGCGAACCAGTTCAACTAATTCATGCTGAACAGGAATTTTATTTAGAGCAGAAAATAATTACATCACCTCTAGATGTTGAAAAAGAATTAGCAGCAGCATCTCATAGTGCGTTCAACCTGGTAAAAGGTCCCTTGATGCGAGGGATTTTATATCAAATACAACCACGAGAGCATATTCTCATGGTGAATCTGCATCATATTATCAGTGATGGTTGGTCGTTAGGGATATTTGTCAAGGAACTGACTCAATTTTATAGCGCCTCTGTTACAGGCTTGGAAGTATCTTTGCCGGAATTGCCAATTCAATATGGCGATTACGCAGAATGGCAAGAAACTTGGTTGCAAGAAGAATCTATTAAACAACAATTAAATTATTGGGAAAAAGCGCTCTTCAAACCTTTGCCAGTTCTTGATTTACCTTTAGACAAATTGCGACCAGCATCACAAACTTTTAATGGTGCAGTGTTGCGTGTTTCTCTGCCAGTATCTCTCACTTCTTCTGTTGCGGAATTGGCAAAAGTTGAAGGTGCTACCTTTTTTATGGTTGCATTGGCGGTGTATCAAGTTTTACTATATCGTTATTCCGGTGAAACGGATATTATAGTTGGGAGTGCGATCGCCAATCGCAGACGTAGCGAACTTGATAACCTTGTTGGTTGTTTTGTTAATACTTTACCTTTGCGCGGGGATCTTGACGGTCAACTCACTTTCCGCCAATTTCTGCGGCAGATATCGCAAACTTGCGTTGAAGCTTACGCGCATCAAGATGTCCCCTTAGAACTGCTGATAGAAAAACTAGAAATTAAACGCGATCCCAGCCGTTCTCCGATTTTTCAAACTTTGTTCGCTCTGCAAAATGCACCCATCGGCGAAATTCAGTTACCAGGACTCACCATTACACCGATCTATCTTGATAGCGGTGGAGCCAAATTCGACCTTAGTCTGATGCTAGAACCTCTTGGTGAGGGATGGCAAGCAGCACTGGAATATAACACCGACCTTTTCACTTCAGAAACAGCAGAGCGAATATTAACGCATTATCAACAACTGTTAACGGCGGCGATTAACACTCCTGATGTTGGCATTAACGCTTTACCGCTGTTAACGGCAAGCGAACGACAGGAACTTTTGATAACTGCATCAGAAACTTGTAAATTCGAGCCTGCAAATTTAGTTGAACTTTTTATTAATAGCGCTCGCACTCATCACGATAGAATTGCTGTTAGCGCATCAGAAAAAAAATTAACTTATCAAGAATTAGACCAACGCTCTAATCAATTAGCTTATGTTCTACAACAAAAAGGAGTGCGTGCAGAAACGCGAGTAGGCATTTTTTTAGAACGTAGTGAAGCGTTAGTAATTTCGTTACTTGCAGTCCTGAAAGCAGGTGGCACTTATGTACCCCTCGATCCCCAATATCCTCCAGAACGGCTGCGTTTTATTGCCGAAGACAGTGAAATTAGCCTTTTGTTGACAGAAGAAGCTTTACTGGGCAACCTTCCGGCAGCGGTTGCGGAAATCGTGGTGATTGACAAAGTTGAATTTTCAGCAGACATAACCTTTGCTTCTCAAATTCTGCCTACGCAAGCGGCATATATTATTTATACTAGCGGTTCCACCGGACAGCCAAAAGGTTGCTTGGTGACTCACAGCAACGTTGTCAGACTCATGCGGAATACTGAGGCTTGGTTTGGCTTTAATGAAAACGATGTCTGGACGCTGTTTCACTCGTTTGCTTTTGATTTTTCAGTTTGGGAAATTTGGGGAGCCTTGCTGTATGGCGGTAAGCTAGTTGTAGTTCCTTATTTAGAAAGTCGTTCCCCCGAAGCATTTCGCACGCTTTTACTGCGGGAAAAAGTCACCATTCTCAATCAAACTCCTTCCGCTTTTCGCCAACTTATTCGCGCCGATAAAGAAGCCGGAGATAAACTAGTTTTGCGGGCGGTTATTTTTGGTGGGGAAGCATTAGAATTGCAAAGCCTCAAACCTTGGATAGAACGCTACGGTGCAGATTATCCGCGTTTGATTAATATGTATGGAATTACGGAAACCACCGTTCACGTTACTTACCGTCCCATCCTGGAAGAGGATATTCAGCAAAATCGCGGTAGTGTCATTGGTGTACCTATCCCAGATTTATCACTTTATATATTAGATGAAGCACTTGAACCTACACCTATTGGTGTTGCCGGAGAAATCTACGTTGGTGGGATGGGTGTTTCTAGAGGATATCTCAACCGTCCGAAACTAACCGCAGAAAGGTTTATTCCCAACTGCTTTAAAAATTCAAAATTAGAATCAGATCGCTTGTATAAAACTGGCGATTTGGCTCGACGTTTGCCTAATGGTGATATTGAATATTTGGGACGCCGCGATTTGCAAGTGAAAGTACGTGGTTTCCGCATCGAATTAGGAGAAATTGAAGCGGCTTTAATAGCGTTACCACAAGTAGCAGAAGCTGTGGTAGTTACTCACTCCGAAACCGAAGAAAATAAACGTTTGGTCGCTTATATTGTAGCCAACGGTTCGACAAATCAAAATCAGTTGCGGGCATTATTAAAAGAGCGTTTGCCTGATTATATGATTCCGGCAGCTTTGATGTTTATTGATGTTATGCCGTTGACTGCCCAAGGTAAAATTGATCGTAAAGCATTACCAGTTACAGATTGGAATCAATCTACTGTTAGACGCAGCTTAATACCGCCACAAACCGCTGCGGAAAAGGTGATTTGCGCCGTTTGGGAAACAGTTTTAGGGCTGGATGCTGTAGGAGTTGAAGATAACTTTTTTGACCTCGGTGGCGATTCGATATTAGCGTTGAGAGTTGTGACAGAAATCCGTCGTCAAGGATGGGTATTAACGCCAAAAGAAATATTTCAGGAACAAACGGTAAAACGGCTGGCTGGAGTTTTGAAAATGGTAGAGACGCGATTAATCGCGTCTGTACAAGGTGAAGAGACGCGATTAATAACGTCTCTACAAAGTGATGTTCCCCTGAGTCCGATTCAGCGATGGTTTTTTGCTCTTAATCTTCCCAATCCAAATCATTGGAATCAAGCGCTACTTTTGGAAGTTAACAAATCTCTGGAAGCGGCAACAGTTGCAGCGGCAATTAAAGCGATCGCAGCGCATCATGATAGTTTTCGGTTGCGGTTTGAAAAATCAGGTGTATGGCGACAGTTTTATACAAAACAAGAGTCTGGCTTGAGTTTTGAAATCGTTGATTTAACCCTAGAAAGTGAGTTTGAGCAAAATGCTGCCATGCAGAAAGTTGGTGAAAGCTTACAGCGATCGCTTGATTTAAATAATGGTCCTCTTGCTCGTGCTGTCTGGTTTAATTTAGGAGAAAATCGCTTACCTCGACTCTTAATTATTATCCATCACCTAATTATTGATGGCGTTTCTTGGCGCATTTTACTTCAAGATTTAGCAGAAGCAATTAGCAACAACCAGGTAGAAGCCCCAACATCATCTTTTCAACAGTGGAGTCAATTTCTCCAAAATTTGGCGAAATCTCCAGAAATTCAAGCACAAAAACAATTTTGGCTGGATACTCTCAAAGAAGAAACCGCTCTTATACCTTTAGATTTTCCTGTACAGACACAGGTTATCGCGTCTCTACTAACTGAATCATCTGTTAAAACAGTTTCTCTAAAATTAACCAAAGAACAAACTAATATTTTTCTCACTAAAGCCAATAAAGCTTACCACACTCAACCCCAAGAGTTATTGCTTACCGCTTTGACTAAAACCTTGAGAAATATTACTCAAGGACAAACACTGCAAATTATGATGGAAGGACATGGCAGGGAAGAGTTATCCTCTGACTTAGATATAACTCGTACTCTTGGCTGGTTCACCACTCTTTATCCGTTGCGTTTGCAAGTAATTGATGAAGAGAATTTAATTAAAACTGTCAAACAACAATTGCGTTCTGTTCCTCAACGCGGGTTTGGTTATGGTCTTTTAAGATACCTCCAAAACGATGACGAAATAGCTGACATAGCTGTTTCTTTACCTGCACAAATCAGCTTTAACTATCTCGGTCAAGTGCGAAACGAAAGCGGCAAAAATAAGTTATTCCGCTTATTGAATGAAGACACAGAACCCGCACGAAATCCCGAAGGTTTGCGTCCGCATATAATTGATGTTATCGGCATTGTCGTTGAAGGTGAATTGCGCGTTGATTGGTTGTATAGCAGCAATTTGCACAGCAAAGAAACAATTGCAAAATGGGCTGATGATTTTCAGCAAAACTTGCTGCAAATATTAACTCATTGCATGAAACCGGGTGTAGGTGGATATACTCCCTCAGATTTTCCTTTAGTTAGCATCAATCAATCTTCGGTAGATATTCTGCAAGAGAAATTTCCCGAATTAGAAGATATTTATCCGCTTTCCCCCTTGCAGTCAGGAATGCTATTTCACACAATATATGATTCTGAAGATGGAATTTATGTTGAACAAGTAACAGGTAAAATTATCGGAAATTTTGATGTTTCCGCTTTTGCATTTGCTTGGCAAACAGTTGTGGATAGACATCCGATTCTTCGCAGCGCAATGGAATGGGAGAACCAAGAAACTCCACTGCAAATTGTGAGTAAACATGTCAAATTTTCTCTTTTAGAAAAAGATTGGCGCGATTTATCGCCCACGCAGCAGGAAGATGAACTTAAGCAATATTTGATTGAAGATAGGAAAAATGGGTTTCTTCTAAATCAACCTTTATTGATGCGGTTTACCATCATCCGTTTAGATGATTCTACCTGGCAATGGATTTGGAGCCATCACCATATAATTCTTGATGGTTGGTCATTACCAGTAATATTTAAAGAAGTTCTTGCTATTTATCAATCAACCATCCAGCGTGTTCCCCATTCCCTCGCACCCGTTCCACCTTATCGAAATTATATTCACTGGCTAGCATCCCGAAATCGCCAACAAGCAAAGCAATTTTGGCAAGAAACTCTGCATGGTATTTCCACATCTACTCGCCTATCTTGGCAACTACCAGAAGATAGAGAAATAGTTAAAGCTGCTTATCAGGAAGAAGAATTACGCCTGAGTCAAGAAGAATTTGCATTATTACAAAAGATGGCGCAAAACCATCGATTAACGCTGAATACTCTCGCTCAAGGTGCTTGGGCACTTTGTTTGCAAAAACATGGGGCAGGAGAAGATGTAATTTTCGGCGTTACCGTTTCTGGTCGTCCGCCGGAACTGACCGAGGTGGAAAATATGGTAGGGTTATTTATTAACACCTTGCCGATGCGAGTTCGCCTCAATCCAAATGTTACCGTCGTCTCTTGGTTAGAAAATATTCAACAGTGCCAAGTGCAGATGCGGGAATACGAATATAGCAAACTGACGGATATTCAAAAAGAAATTTCACTGGCTGCGGGTGAATCGTTATTTGAAAGTATTTTGGTCTTTGAAAATTATCCGGTTGACAAAAGTTTAAAAGAGCAAGGACAGGATTTTCAAGTCGATGAAATCCAGTCTTATGAAAGAACTAATTACCCGCTGACGCTGAGTGTAATTCCAGATAGCGGACTGCTGTTAAAACTGAATTATCAAACAAAATTCTTGTCTGCAACAGCCGCGAAAACTTTGCTGGAACGCTTGCGAAATATTATGGTAAACCTGGCTCATCAGCCGGATGTTGCCTTAGGCGAAATTCACATATCAGCAATTAATCAAGAAAATACCAATTCTGTTGATTGGGGAGATTTCCAACTTGCTCACCAGTTATTTGAAGAATGGGCAGATTTGCATCCAAATGCTGTAGCGCTAGTTTTTGAGGACGATGCAATTTCCTATAGCGAATTAGAAAAACGTGCGAATCAATTAGCCGCTATCTTAATATCAGCAGGCATCGGCAATGAATCAATTGTTGGGTTATATTTTAACCCCTGTATTGAGTTTATCATTGCACTAATTGCCGTTTTGAAAGCGGGAGGAGCATTTCTCCCCCTTGATTGCTCGTATCCCGAAGCACGGCTAAAATTCATTGTCGAAGATAGCCAAACCCATCTGATTCTGACAAAAGAAACCCCCGCACCAGGATTATTTCCGGCTGATGTAAAAATTATACCTGTGACAGAAGTTGTAGAGACGCGACGCCAGACGCTACAACGGAACGGCAGTCGCTACAACGCTCTTAACCCGCGCAACGCGCTGCCTCGGAAACCTCCGCAACGCGCTGGCTCATTAATCGCGTCTGTACAAAAGTCAGAAGACAGAATTATCCCCCCCTTCTTCCCTCGACCGAAGCGAAAAATTAGACCAGAAAATCTCGCATACATTATTTACACCTCTGGTTCCACAGGTAAACCAAAAGGGGTTCTGGTAACTCATGCAGGTATTCAGAATATGGTTCGCTGTCAAATTTCGAGTTTCGGGGTTACAGCAGAAAGTCGCGTTTATCAATTTGCTTCGCTAAATTTTGATGCGGCAATTTTTGAGATTTTTATGGCATTGGGTAGCGGTGCCAGTTTATATCTGCAAGAAAAGGCGAATCGTTCGCCAAGTTCTGCTCTTTGGTCCGCTTTAACGGCGTGGAAAATTACGCATTCAATTCTTCCACCGTCGCTTTTAGCTGCTATCGAACGGTCGAATTTACCGCAGTTGCAAACTTTGATTGTGGGTGGAGAAGCGGCTTCTGGCGATTTGCTCAGACGCTGGGGTGGAGGGGAACGCTCTTGTTTTAACGCCTATGGACCCACAGAAGCGACTGTCTACGCTAGTTTGATGGATTGTTCGCATTTACTTGGTGAACCCAGTATTGGAAAAGCGATCGCCAATGTGGAAATTTACCTGCTAGACTCGTTTCTGCAACCAGTGGTTCCGGGTGTTACCGGAGAAATCTATATTGGCGGTATCGGTTTAGCACGCGGCTACTTAAATCGCCCTAATTTAACTGCTGCGGCATTTATTCCCCATCCTTTCGCCAAACAACCGGGTGCTAGACTTTATAAAACAGGCGATCGCGGAGTTTACGATTTACAAGGAAACATCCGTTTTCTCGGTCGGCAAGACGAGCAGGTTAAACTTAACGGTTATCGCATTGAATTGGGGGAAATCGAAGCAGCTTTAACCAGACATGAAGCGATAGACAGTGCAGTGGTGATGCTGCGTCAAGACGTACCCGGACGCAAGCGACTAATAGCTTATGCCTTAACACCCCAAGAAAACCCACCGACTGCAAACGAATTACGAGATTATTTAGCAGAAGTTCTGCCTGCTTATATGGTTCCGAGCGCAGTGATTTTGCTCAAAGAATGGTTGCTCACCCCCAACGGGAAAATTGATCGCAAAGCTCTTCCCGCACCCGAACTGCCAACAAGTGAAGTTATACCGAAAAATCAAACAGAGGAGATATTAGCTAACATCTGGGCAGAAGTACTGGGGCTAGAAAGCGTCAATTTGCATGATAATTTCTTCGAGCTTGGAGGAGATTCGATAATTAGCTTGCAAATCGTTTCTCGCGCTCGCGAGAAAGGATGGGAGATTAACCCCAGAGACATTTTTGAAGCGCAAACTTTGTCCCGACTGGCAGCGAAAGCCAAATTGTTAGGACTGGTAGACACGCGATTAATCGCGTCTGTACTCGAACCGTTAACTGGAAACGTTTCTCTTGCTCCGATTCAGCATTGGTTTTTTGCCCAAAATTTGCCGCATCCACATTATTGGAACCAAGTAGTAGCAATTAGTTTAAACGAACCGTTGAACATCGATGCACTCTTAGTTGCATTAAACGCTTTGGTTGCTTATCATGATGTCTTTCGCTTGGGATTCTGCGAAAATCAGGGCAACTGGGAGCAATTTTATACTGGGACTCCGGAAAGTCCAAAATTGCGAATCGAAGACTTTAGCAACTATCCACCTTCAACGCAACAACAAGTTTTAACAGCAATTGTCGAAGAAGAACATGGATGTTTCCAGCTTGCTCATCCGCCATTGTTGCGGCTTTTATATGCCAAAAACCTCAGTGAATACGGAAACGTTTTGTATCTGTTTGGACATCATTTGATTGTAGACGGCGTATCCTGGCGGATTTTGATTGAAGATTTACACCAAGCTTACCAACAGGCGATCGCTAATGTGCCGATTTCTTTACCTTTAAAAACATCCTCTTATCGACAGTGGACTAGTTCTCTGCAAACCCTAGCTGATTCTGGGGAAATCACCAAAGACATCTCATTTTGGCAAAAAATACTATCAACTTCTGTCAGCCCATTACCTGTTGATTATCCAGTTATCCCTGGAAGCAATACAGTAAAAAGTGCAATCATTCAATCTTGCCAATTATCCCCAGAGGAAACCATTGCTTTGCTCAAACAAGCAACTGCCACTTATCATGCGGGTGTGCAAGAAATTTTGTTAGCGGCATTACTAAAAACCCTCACCGACACTTACAAATCAGATAATTGGCTCATCAATTTAGAAGGACATGGCAGAGAGCAACTTGTCAGCGGACTGGATCTTTCAAGAACAGTCGGCTGGTTTACATCATTATATCCAATACTCTTGAAAAAACCTGCGGGAAATGCCTATCATGATATGTTACTCAAAGAAGTTAAAACACAACTACGAGCCATTCCCCATTATGGCATCAGCTTCGGTTTGCTGCGTTATTTAAGTCAAAATGAAACTTTTACCAATGTACAACAACCCGCCATCAGTTTCAATTATCTAGGACAAATCGAGATCTTATCAAAAAGCGATTTCAGCCTGAGTAATGCACCCACAGGAGTGGGATTGTTTCCCGAACAGGAACGTCCTCATTTATTAGCAATTAACGCTCATGTGCAAAGCGATCGCCTGCAAATCAACTGGACTTACAGCCAGCATATTCATCGTTCCCAAACTATCCATCACCTCGCAGAAAGTTATCTGAACAATCTACGTTTATACCTCACAAATTCAACATCTACCAATTTTTATAGTGCTACTGATTTTCACCTAGTTGATTTATCAGAAAGCGAACTCGATTCGATACTTGAAGATTTGTCATAG
- a CDS encoding SDR family oxidoreductase — protein MKLEDIRAIITGAASGIGRCITLELARAGAKVIGGDLDVDKLKELEAESVGLPGQIYGVHLDVANESSVKDFISLAFEKIGDTNTLVNNAGILRDGLLVTRDNEGWLRKLPTAQWKRVIDVNLTGAFFMAREFAAGAIEKNISPALIVNISSVTRSGNPGQSNYSASKAGLDADTRTWALELAPFGFRVAGIAPGLTNTPILSRVSPEAQAEMISKIPIGRIAEPYEIWQAMRFIIECDYFTGSVIEVDGGARF, from the coding sequence ATGAAATTAGAAGATATTCGAGCAATAATTACCGGAGCAGCCAGTGGAATTGGACGTTGCATCACTTTAGAATTGGCTCGTGCAGGTGCTAAAGTGATTGGTGGCGACTTGGATGTGGACAAGCTTAAAGAACTCGAAGCAGAGAGTGTTGGATTGCCAGGACAAATCTACGGAGTGCATCTTGATGTAGCTAATGAATCATCGGTAAAAGATTTTATTTCCTTGGCTTTTGAAAAGATTGGAGATACTAATACTTTAGTTAATAATGCGGGTATTCTCCGAGATGGATTACTAGTTACACGCGACAATGAAGGGTGGTTGCGGAAGCTGCCGACAGCACAATGGAAGCGGGTAATTGATGTCAATTTGACAGGTGCTTTTTTTATGGCACGAGAATTTGCAGCTGGAGCGATTGAAAAAAATATTTCCCCAGCTTTGATAGTGAATATCTCTTCTGTAACCAGGTCGGGCAATCCCGGTCAGTCGAATTATAGTGCCTCTAAAGCCGGACTAGATGCAGACACGCGCACATGGGCTTTAGAGTTGGCTCCTTTCGGATTTCGGGTGGCAGGTATCGCTCCTGGATTGACGAATACACCAATCCTCAGTCGGGTATCCCCAGAAGCGCAAGCAGAGATGATTTCCAAAATACCCATTGGTCGCATAGCTGAACCTTACGAAATTTGGCAGGCTATGCGTTTTATTATCGAGTGCGACTATTTTACCGGAAGCGTCATAGAAGTAGATGGCGGTGCCCGGTTTTAA
- a CDS encoding aspartyl/asparaginyl beta-hydroxylase domain-containing protein, producing the protein MFFDKSEFEFTATLETNWLVIRKELEQLQPKNFVDWPEKYIYNQGWEVFGLYAFSNRIEDNCRLCPETTKLVEMIPGMTTAGFSSLAPGTYIGPHFGATKAVLRCHLGLIVPDECAIRVDTETKSWQEGKCLIFDDTFEHEAWNKSDKTRIVLLIDFKRPSTLASPFEINESIDEEYWLNILAQAEPSSN; encoded by the coding sequence ATGTTTTTTGATAAGAGTGAGTTTGAATTTACCGCCACTTTAGAAACCAACTGGCTAGTAATCCGAAAAGAGTTAGAGCAACTCCAGCCAAAAAACTTTGTTGATTGGCCGGAAAAATATATTTATAATCAAGGTTGGGAAGTCTTTGGATTGTATGCTTTTAGTAATAGAATTGAGGATAACTGCCGATTGTGCCCAGAGACAACTAAGTTAGTCGAGATGATACCGGGTATGACAACAGCGGGATTTTCTTCCTTAGCTCCAGGAACTTATATTGGTCCCCATTTTGGCGCTACTAAAGCCGTGCTGCGCTGTCATCTGGGTTTGATTGTCCCAGATGAATGTGCTATCCGGGTAGACACTGAAACTAAAAGTTGGCAAGAAGGTAAGTGCTTAATCTTTGATGATACATTTGAGCATGAAGCCTGGAATAAATCTGACAAAACTAGAATTGTCTTACTCATCGATTTTAAAAGACCATCAACTTTAGCCTCGCCTTTTGAAATCAATGAATCGATTGATGAAGAGTATTGGTTGAATATTTTGGCTCAAGCTGAACCTTCCTCTAATTAG